From Synoicihabitans lomoniglobus, the proteins below share one genomic window:
- a CDS encoding ATP-dependent Clp protease ATP-binding subunit, translating to MNNFTPRAQQVLALARKEADRFNHNYVGTEHILLGLIKLGQGVAVSVLQKMGLDLETVRGAVEKQVGTGTESKTQGSIPYTPRVKKVLALAGKEAKALNHSYVGTEHILLGLLREGEGVAARVLKSLDIDIERTRNEILRELDPQFSGGENEPGAEEAGTPSGRGGGDDKKETKTPALKAFGRDLTELARKGELDPVVGRKHEIRRVVQILCRRTKNNPVLIGEAGVGKTAIVEGLAQEISSGIVPEILCDKKVITLDLALMVAGTKYRGQFEERIKAVMDEIKRAKNIILFIDELHTIVGAGAAEGAMDASNIFKPALSRGELQCIGATTLNEYRKYIEKDGALDRRFQSVKVEPPSVEDTVTILKGIRHKYEDHHKAIFTDLSLETAAKLSDRYITGRFLPDKAIDVMDEAGARARISSLNRPPEIEDLAKEIDEVCAKKEEAIAGQHFEEAAQFRDNEKQLRAKQEEIIETWKKEREENKITIDDEMMMKVVADWTGIPLNRMEKKETERLLNLENEIQKVVVGQEVAAIAIARALRRSRADLKDPRRPIGSFMFVGPTGVGKTETAKQLAAQMFGNQDALVQIDMSEYMEKFAVSRLVGSPPGYVGYEEGGQLTEAVRRTPYSVILFDEVEKAHPDVLQLLLQILEDGRLTDSLGRQVDFRNTIIIMTSNVGASLLQRQTSMGFTAATGSFSDMELMREKVLEESKKVFKPEFLNRISDIIFFRPLEKNDLIKIVEIEVRKFAERLTDRKITLEFTDESKTLLIDKGYDEKYGARPLRRAVEHYLEDPLAEAIIRGTVKDGEPIRVVRDGDKLTFEQIEPSEPTSSADADAEVTS from the coding sequence ATGAACAATTTCACACCGCGCGCCCAACAAGTCCTCGCTTTGGCGAGAAAGGAAGCTGATCGATTCAACCACAACTACGTGGGGACTGAGCATATCCTGCTCGGCTTGATCAAGCTGGGTCAGGGCGTGGCCGTCAGTGTCCTGCAGAAGATGGGCCTTGATTTGGAAACGGTGCGCGGCGCGGTCGAAAAACAAGTCGGCACCGGCACCGAATCGAAAACCCAGGGCAGCATTCCCTACACGCCCCGCGTGAAGAAGGTGCTCGCTCTGGCCGGCAAGGAAGCCAAGGCGCTCAACCACTCCTACGTCGGCACCGAACACATTCTCCTCGGTCTCCTCCGCGAAGGCGAAGGCGTGGCGGCTCGCGTGCTCAAGTCCCTCGACATCGACATCGAACGCACCCGCAATGAGATCCTGCGCGAACTCGATCCGCAGTTCTCGGGAGGCGAAAACGAACCCGGCGCCGAAGAGGCGGGCACCCCGTCCGGACGCGGCGGCGGCGACGACAAGAAGGAAACCAAGACGCCCGCGCTCAAAGCTTTCGGCCGTGACCTCACCGAACTCGCCCGTAAGGGTGAACTCGACCCGGTGGTCGGTCGCAAACATGAGATTCGCCGGGTCGTGCAGATTCTCTGCCGCCGCACCAAGAACAACCCGGTGCTGATCGGTGAAGCCGGTGTCGGTAAAACCGCCATCGTCGAAGGCCTCGCCCAGGAAATCTCCAGCGGCATCGTGCCGGAAATCCTCTGTGACAAAAAGGTCATCACTCTTGATCTCGCCCTCATGGTCGCCGGCACCAAATACCGCGGTCAGTTCGAAGAGCGCATCAAGGCGGTCATGGACGAAATCAAACGCGCCAAGAACATCATTCTCTTCATCGACGAGCTCCACACCATCGTGGGGGCCGGCGCGGCGGAGGGAGCCATGGACGCGTCCAATATTTTCAAGCCCGCCCTGTCCCGCGGGGAGTTGCAGTGCATCGGCGCCACGACCCTCAACGAGTATCGCAAATACATCGAGAAGGACGGCGCGCTCGATCGTCGTTTCCAATCGGTCAAAGTCGAACCGCCGTCCGTCGAAGACACGGTCACGATTCTCAAGGGCATTCGCCACAAGTATGAGGATCACCACAAAGCGATCTTCACCGACCTCTCCCTCGAGACGGCCGCCAAGCTATCCGACCGCTATATCACGGGTCGTTTTCTGCCCGACAAGGCCATCGATGTGATGGACGAAGCCGGTGCGCGCGCCCGTATTTCCTCCCTCAATCGTCCGCCCGAAATCGAAGATCTGGCCAAGGAAATCGACGAGGTTTGCGCCAAGAAAGAGGAGGCCATCGCCGGCCAACATTTCGAGGAAGCCGCCCAATTCCGCGATAACGAGAAACAACTCCGCGCCAAGCAGGAGGAGATCATTGAGACGTGGAAAAAAGAGCGCGAAGAAAACAAGATCACCATCGACGATGAGATGATGATGAAGGTCGTCGCCGACTGGACCGGCATCCCGCTCAATCGCATGGAGAAGAAGGAGACCGAACGCCTCCTCAACCTCGAAAACGAAATTCAAAAAGTTGTCGTCGGCCAAGAGGTCGCCGCGATCGCCATCGCCCGTGCCCTGCGTCGTTCCCGGGCCGACTTGAAGGATCCCCGTCGTCCGATCGGCTCCTTCATGTTCGTCGGACCGACCGGTGTTGGTAAGACTGAAACCGCCAAGCAACTCGCCGCCCAGATGTTCGGCAATCAGGACGCCTTGGTGCAGATCGACATGAGCGAATACATGGAAAAATTTGCCGTGTCCCGCCTCGTCGGATCGCCTCCCGGCTACGTCGGTTACGAGGAGGGTGGTCAGCTGACCGAGGCCGTGCGTCGCACGCCTTACTCGGTCATCCTGTTCGACGAAGTCGAAAAGGCCCACCCGGACGTGCTGCAACTCCTCCTCCAGATCCTGGAAGACGGCCGTCTCACCGATTCGCTCGGGCGGCAGGTCGATTTCCGCAATACGATCATCATCATGACGTCGAACGTCGGAGCGTCGCTCTTGCAGCGTCAGACTTCGATGGGCTTCACCGCCGCGACGGGCAGCTTCAGTGACATGGAGCTGATGCGGGAGAAGGTGCTCGAAGAATCGAAAAAGGTCTTCAAACCGGAGTTTCTTAACCGGATCTCGGACATCATCTTTTTCCGTCCGCTCGAAAAGAACGATCTCATCAAGATCGTCGAAATCGAAGTGCGCAAATTCGCCGAACGTCTTACCGATCGGAAGATCACCCTCGAGTTCACGGACGAGTCGAAGACACTGCTCATCGACAAGGGCTACGACGAAAAATACGGCGCCCGCCCGTTGCGCCGCGCGGTCGAGCACTACCTCGAGGATCCGCTGGCCGAAGCCATCATCCGGGGCACGGTCAAGGACGGTGAGCCCATCCGCGTGGTTCGCGATGGAGACAAGCTGACGTTCGAGCAAATCGAACCCAGCGAACCGACTTCATCGGCCGACGCCGATGCGGAAGTCACGTCCTGA
- a CDS encoding protein arginine kinase codes for MPLSIDNLISARAELTDNSSTKCPVVLMTRIRLARNLASHNFPGRAQAVERREVFAQCREAVMATKALKRGVSMAVNELEPLHRQVLVERHLISRELSNSSEGAGAIINKDQSVSVMINEEDHLRIQVLRNGLQLKRAWNAIDTLDTALEGTLDYAFSPRLGYITACPTNVGTGMRGSAMMHLPALVIAGQMEKVVRAVNQLGMVVRGLFGEGSDASGSMFQISNQTTLGESEVDIVKRLQNVLQSIVDHEMNARAKLLETNPAKLPDKIGRAYGVLKHGHIISSSEAMNLLSLVRLGVDLGYFPDELRTGIDRLFIEAQPGHISHRSGQKNLNSEQRDELRATHLREEFANFTTPGYASAVGEN; via the coding sequence ATGCCACTCAGCATCGACAATCTTATCTCCGCACGGGCGGAGTTGACCGACAACAGCAGCACCAAGTGCCCGGTGGTGTTGATGACGCGGATACGTCTGGCGCGTAATCTCGCCTCGCACAATTTTCCGGGTCGAGCCCAGGCCGTCGAGCGCCGCGAAGTCTTCGCGCAATGTCGCGAGGCGGTCATGGCGACGAAGGCGTTGAAGCGCGGGGTCAGCATGGCGGTCAACGAACTGGAGCCGTTGCATCGGCAGGTTTTGGTCGAGCGTCACCTCATCAGTCGCGAGTTGAGCAACTCTTCGGAAGGGGCGGGCGCCATCATCAACAAGGACCAAAGCGTCTCGGTCATGATCAACGAGGAGGACCACCTGCGTATTCAAGTTTTGCGCAACGGTCTGCAGTTGAAGCGGGCTTGGAATGCGATCGACACACTGGATACGGCGCTCGAAGGCACGCTGGATTATGCGTTTTCCCCCCGCCTCGGCTACATCACGGCCTGTCCGACCAATGTCGGCACCGGCATGCGGGGCTCCGCCATGATGCACCTGCCCGCGCTGGTGATTGCCGGTCAGATGGAAAAGGTAGTTCGCGCCGTCAACCAACTAGGCATGGTCGTGCGCGGGCTCTTCGGCGAAGGGTCGGATGCCAGCGGCAGCATGTTCCAAATCTCGAATCAGACCACGCTGGGCGAATCGGAGGTCGATATCGTCAAGCGGCTGCAAAACGTCCTGCAATCCATCGTGGATCACGAGATGAACGCGCGGGCCAAACTGCTGGAAACCAATCCCGCCAAGCTGCCCGACAAGATCGGCCGCGCCTACGGCGTCCTTAAACACGGTCACATCATCAGCTCCTCCGAAGCGATGAATCTGCTCTCGCTGGTGCGCCTGGGCGTCGATCTGGGTTATTTCCCGGACGAACTGCGCACCGGCATTGACCGCCTGTTCATCGAGGCGCAGCCCGGCCACATCTCTCACCGTTCCGGCCAAAAAAATCTCAATTCCGAACAGCGCGACGAACTGCGCGCGACCCACTTGCGGGAGGAGTTTGCCAATTTTACCACTCCCGGCTATGCCTCTGCTGTTGGGGAAAACTGA
- a CDS encoding UvrB/UvrC motif-containing protein: MNHKVHKVDLCESCAQAKGVTDPSGFSLADLLLKASLNPEPDTVTGLRCEQCGFTPEEFKKTGRFGCPQCYETFTDIVSPMLDNMHKGTVHVGKVPERALLRKQLHDRLHNLETSLSEAIKSERYEDAAKFRDEIVQVREEAGLAPTPTS; this comes from the coding sequence GTGAATCACAAGGTTCACAAAGTGGATCTCTGTGAATCATGCGCCCAAGCCAAGGGAGTCACGGACCCGAGTGGGTTTTCCCTCGCGGATCTTTTGCTCAAAGCATCGCTCAATCCGGAACCAGACACCGTGACCGGTTTGCGCTGTGAACAGTGCGGTTTCACCCCGGAGGAATTCAAAAAGACCGGTCGTTTCGGCTGTCCGCAATGTTACGAGACTTTCACCGACATCGTATCGCCGATGCTCGACAACATGCACAAAGGCACCGTGCACGTGGGAAAAGTCCCCGAACGTGCGCTCCTGCGCAAACAGCTCCACGATCGCCTGCATAATTTGGAGACGTCACTCAGCGAGGCGATCAAGTCCGAACGCTACGAGGACGCCGCCAAGTTCCGCGATGAGATCGTCCAAGTCCGCGAGGAAGCCGGACTCGCTCCCACGCCCACCTCCTAA
- the ilvE gene encoding branched-chain-amino-acid transaminase, with product MKVYLDGQLVEEADAKISVLDHGLLYGDGIFEGIRIYDSNIFRLDEHLERFEYSAKAILLKMPWTREEISEAVCATCRANGLKDGYIRLVATRGKGDLGLSPWLCPVPSLIVIADKIKLYPPEHYEKGLAIVTVPTRRMNPAALSPAIKSLNYLNNILAKIEAQQFGALEAIMLNDQGMVAECTGDNVFIVHKGKIYTPSAQQGALKGITRDTIFDIAADLGLPIAEHDLTRYDIWNADECFLTGTGAEVIPVVKLDGREIGSGQPGPIFKQVLEAFRIRVRQEGTRL from the coding sequence ATGAAAGTATATCTCGATGGCCAACTGGTCGAAGAAGCTGACGCCAAGATTTCCGTGCTCGATCACGGTTTGCTGTATGGTGACGGCATTTTTGAGGGCATCCGAATCTACGACAGCAATATTTTCCGTTTGGACGAGCATCTGGAGCGTTTCGAATATTCGGCCAAGGCGATCCTGCTCAAGATGCCGTGGACGCGTGAAGAAATCAGTGAGGCGGTCTGCGCCACCTGTCGTGCGAATGGCCTGAAGGACGGTTATATCCGTCTGGTCGCGACGCGCGGCAAGGGCGACCTCGGCCTCTCGCCGTGGCTGTGCCCGGTGCCGTCGCTCATCGTCATCGCAGACAAGATCAAACTCTACCCGCCGGAACACTACGAGAAGGGGCTGGCCATTGTGACCGTGCCGACGCGGCGAATGAACCCCGCGGCGCTCAGCCCGGCGATCAAGTCGTTGAACTACTTGAACAACATTCTCGCGAAGATTGAGGCCCAGCAGTTTGGCGCGCTCGAAGCGATCATGCTCAATGACCAGGGCATGGTGGCGGAGTGCACCGGCGACAACGTGTTCATCGTGCACAAGGGCAAGATTTACACCCCTTCCGCTCAGCAAGGGGCGCTCAAAGGCATCACCCGGGACACCATTTTCGACATCGCGGCGGACCTCGGTTTGCCGATCGCGGAGCACGATCTCACGCGTTACGACATCTGGAACGCCGACGAATGTTTCCTCACCGGCACCGGTGCCGAGGTGATTCCCGTGGTCAAATTGGATGGCCGGGAAATCGGTTCCGGCCAGCCCGGCCCCATTTTCAAGCAGGTGCTTGAGGCGTTCCGGATTCGCGTTCGCCAAGAAGGCACCCGCCTCTGA
- a CDS encoding type II secretion system protein, with the protein MKTFNRSPAGFTLIELLTVIAILGILAAIIIPTVGKARETAQRAVDANNLRELSKAAMIYAADNRDVLPNPQQTSRTIAGTNERYWQWFGQLARYGGFNDPTLLISKLDAAVDQTALPPTVLDPTISTPPTLESAFTGLGTTSFNVVAGLRVNDASTTPLAFTRGLRSDGTWSGDGASEDDVNRGVYAETGGHIVFLGGNVEFFSAVEGTLISNTGRTTSNLRQAVPNRTNGTTAVQILGQDSGNGIVSANGTGALQGP; encoded by the coding sequence ATGAAGACATTCAATCGATCTCCCGCGGGCTTCACGCTCATCGAGCTTCTCACCGTCATAGCCATTCTGGGGATTCTGGCTGCCATCATCATCCCCACCGTGGGCAAGGCTCGAGAAACCGCCCAACGCGCCGTCGATGCCAACAATCTCCGCGAGCTCAGCAAAGCCGCCATGATCTACGCCGCCGACAACCGCGACGTTCTCCCCAATCCGCAACAAACCAGCCGCACCATCGCCGGCACCAACGAACGCTACTGGCAGTGGTTTGGTCAACTCGCCCGTTACGGTGGGTTCAACGACCCCACCCTGCTGATTTCCAAACTCGATGCCGCCGTGGATCAGACCGCCCTGCCCCCGACGGTTCTGGATCCCACCATTTCCACCCCGCCCACCTTGGAATCGGCGTTCACCGGTCTCGGCACCACCTCCTTCAACGTGGTCGCCGGGCTTCGCGTCAACGACGCCTCCACCACCCCGCTGGCATTCACCCGGGGTCTGCGATCGGATGGCACATGGTCGGGCGACGGTGCCTCCGAGGACGATGTCAACCGGGGCGTCTACGCCGAAACCGGCGGGCACATCGTTTTCCTCGGCGGCAATGTCGAATTCTTCTCCGCCGTCGAGGGCACGCTCATCAGCAACACCGGCCGAACGACCTCCAACCTGCGCCAGGCCGTGCCCAACCGCACCAACGGCACCACTGCGGTGCAGATCCTCGGTCAGGATTCGGGCAACGGCATTGTCAGCGCCAATGGCACCGGCGCCCTGCAGGGTCCGTAA
- a CDS encoding putative manganese-dependent inorganic diphosphatase, which produces MTAAPNAPHTYIIGHRNPDADAVCSAIAYAALKQAQGKTGYIAARCGNTNARIDTILTRFHQPAPVYLTDVTPRVRDVMIKDVVSVTENATCAEALELVDQHDVRVLPVISDERYVKGQLTIFDLGGFFVPKVSAPREMRKVITSLDQVARALKARVLNPVRNEEIGELFVRIGAMDVRSFWKVSSDENIPADRSMVIVGDRWDIQQRSIQNGVRALIITGNLPVEDEVVAQAAAAGVAILVSPHDTATTAWAIRTASSIKALIQPKFSSLSPDSRLSDLRKKLAVSSAPAFMVLNDDGRLAGILTKTDVLRPVKRKLILVDHNEMTQAVPGADQVEISEIIDHHRLGSLNTAQPILFINEPVGSTCTIVADLYRRSDLQPSADIAGIMMSGIISDTLHLNSPTSTEKDAEILQWLSGIAGVDSKKLADEIFASGSIILSSKPEAVIRSDHKIYEEDGVRFAVSQVEELGFGNFWSHHRPLAKALEAVCQDEKLTFACLLVTDINTQNSLLLVKGDAEVISHINYPHVEKDEIFDMPGIVSRKKQLIPFLGSVLKEMQVDGTMPSARGRTEAPFNSASA; this is translated from the coding sequence ATGACCGCTGCTCCCAACGCGCCCCACACCTACATTATCGGCCATCGCAATCCCGACGCCGACGCTGTTTGTTCCGCCATCGCCTACGCCGCTCTCAAGCAGGCTCAGGGTAAAACCGGCTACATCGCCGCCCGCTGCGGTAACACCAATGCCCGCATCGATACGATCCTTACCCGGTTCCATCAGCCGGCCCCGGTCTACCTGACCGATGTCACGCCGCGAGTCCGCGATGTCATGATCAAGGACGTCGTATCGGTCACCGAAAACGCCACGTGTGCCGAAGCGCTCGAACTCGTCGACCAACACGATGTGCGCGTGCTGCCCGTCATTTCGGATGAACGCTACGTCAAGGGCCAGCTCACCATCTTCGATCTGGGGGGATTTTTCGTGCCCAAGGTCAGCGCTCCGCGCGAGATGCGCAAAGTCATCACCAGCCTCGATCAAGTCGCCCGCGCACTCAAAGCCCGCGTGCTCAACCCGGTGCGCAACGAGGAAATCGGCGAACTGTTCGTGCGCATCGGCGCCATGGATGTGCGATCGTTTTGGAAGGTGTCGTCCGACGAAAATATTCCGGCGGATCGCTCGATGGTCATCGTCGGAGACCGTTGGGACATTCAACAACGCTCCATCCAAAACGGTGTCCGCGCCCTCATCATCACCGGCAATCTTCCCGTCGAAGATGAAGTCGTGGCGCAGGCCGCGGCCGCCGGCGTCGCGATTCTGGTCAGCCCGCACGACACGGCGACCACCGCTTGGGCGATTCGCACCGCCTCCAGCATCAAGGCACTCATCCAGCCGAAATTCTCCTCGCTCAGCCCCGACTCCAGACTGAGCGACCTGCGCAAGAAACTCGCCGTTTCCTCCGCGCCCGCGTTCATGGTGCTCAACGACGACGGACGCCTCGCCGGCATCCTCACCAAGACCGACGTGCTGCGCCCCGTTAAGCGCAAACTCATCCTCGTTGATCACAACGAAATGACCCAGGCCGTGCCCGGGGCCGATCAGGTGGAGATCTCCGAAATCATCGATCATCACCGCCTCGGTTCGCTCAACACCGCGCAACCGATCCTTTTCATCAATGAGCCCGTCGGCTCGACCTGCACGATCGTCGCCGACCTTTACCGCCGCAGCGACCTGCAGCCTTCTGCCGACATCGCCGGCATCATGATGAGCGGTATCATCTCCGACACGCTCCATCTGAACAGCCCGACCTCCACCGAAAAGGACGCGGAGATTTTGCAATGGCTCAGCGGCATTGCCGGTGTCGATTCCAAGAAACTTGCCGACGAAATTTTCGCCTCGGGTTCGATCATCCTCTCCAGCAAACCCGAAGCCGTCATCCGCTCGGACCACAAGATTTACGAGGAAGACGGCGTGCGTTTTGCCGTCTCCCAGGTCGAGGAACTCGGCTTCGGCAACTTCTGGTCCCACCATCGGCCGCTGGCCAAGGCCCTCGAGGCCGTTTGCCAGGACGAAAAGCTCACCTTCGCCTGCCTGCTCGTCACCGACATCAACACGCAGAACTCGCTGCTGTTGGTCAAAGGCGATGCCGAGGTCATTTCGCACATCAACTACCCCCACGTGGAAAAGGATGAGATCTTCGACATGCCCGGCATCGTGAGCCGCAAAAAACAGCTCATCCCCTTCCTCGGCAGCGTCCTCAAAGAAATGCAGGTCGACGGCACCATGCCCTCCGCCCGCGGCCGGACCGAAGCCCCTTTCAACTCGGCGTCAGCCTGA
- the glnS gene encoding glutamine--tRNA ligase, producing the protein MSDPHSETPPAATPSDFIRDIIAADIAAGRTPQIVTRFPPEPNGYLHLGHAKSICLNFGIAVENHGRCNLRFDDTNPVKEDTEYVDSITTDIRWLISGWADGVLGEKPRGAPPSAHDINGTTDFIAEPAPAGTTDIEPFFTSDYFEQLYTYAEKLIMAGKAFVCDLTPEETEAYRGTPTEPGRNSPHRDRSIEENLDLFRRMRAGEFPDSARTLRAKIDMASPNVWLRDPLIYRIRHIAHHHAGAGWCIYPLYDFAHCLSDYLEGITHSLCTLEFEVHRPLYDWILKSLELPRTSPRQIEFAKLNLAYTLFSKRRLMRLVQEGHVDGWDDPRLPTLAGLRRRGVPAAAVRNFAYRIGITKFDSVTEAAVYEGVVRDELNAAAERRMGVLAPLKLVLTNLAPDEVYACEAGNHPQDESLGSRPLRLTREVYIESDDFAEIPPPKFRRLKPGGSVRLKYGCIITCDEVIKDAEGHVTEVHCTADLTTRRGQPNSNQKVKGTIHWVSATDAVDATVRLYDRLFTVAEPGAEDDFTTVLNPESLVTVAAKIEPALAQAPAGVAYQFERLGYFTADAIESTADRPVFNRTITLRDTWSK; encoded by the coding sequence ATGAGCGACCCTCATTCTGAAACGCCGCCCGCCGCCACGCCTTCCGACTTCATTCGCGACATCATCGCCGCCGATATCGCCGCCGGTCGCACGCCGCAAATCGTCACGCGTTTCCCGCCCGAGCCCAACGGCTACCTGCATCTCGGGCACGCCAAATCAATCTGCCTCAACTTCGGCATCGCCGTCGAAAACCACGGCCGTTGCAACCTGCGCTTCGACGACACCAATCCCGTCAAAGAGGACACCGAGTATGTGGATTCCATCACCACCGACATCCGCTGGCTCATCAGCGGCTGGGCCGACGGTGTTCTCGGCGAAAAACCGCGCGGCGCCCCCCCCTCCGCTCACGACATCAACGGCACGACCGATTTCATCGCCGAACCCGCCCCCGCTGGAACGACCGACATTGAACCGTTTTTCACCAGCGACTACTTCGAACAACTCTACACCTACGCCGAGAAGCTGATCATGGCCGGCAAGGCCTTCGTCTGCGACCTCACGCCCGAAGAGACCGAGGCCTATCGGGGCACGCCGACCGAGCCCGGCCGCAACAGCCCGCACCGCGACCGCTCGATCGAAGAAAACCTCGACCTCTTCCGCCGCATGCGGGCTGGCGAATTCCCCGACAGCGCCCGCACCCTGCGCGCCAAGATCGACATGGCCTCCCCCAACGTGTGGCTGCGCGATCCGTTGATTTACCGCATCCGCCACATCGCGCATCACCACGCCGGGGCCGGCTGGTGCATCTACCCGCTCTACGATTTCGCGCACTGCCTCAGCGACTATCTCGAAGGCATTACGCACTCGTTGTGCACGCTCGAGTTCGAGGTGCACCGTCCACTCTACGATTGGATTCTTAAATCACTGGAACTGCCGCGCACCAGCCCGCGCCAAATCGAGTTCGCGAAGCTCAACCTCGCCTACACCTTGTTCAGCAAACGCCGTCTCATGCGCCTCGTGCAGGAGGGACACGTCGACGGTTGGGACGATCCGCGCCTGCCCACGCTCGCCGGACTGCGTCGTCGCGGCGTGCCGGCCGCGGCCGTGCGCAACTTCGCCTACCGCATCGGCATCACGAAATTCGACAGTGTCACCGAAGCCGCCGTCTACGAGGGCGTCGTGCGCGACGAACTCAATGCCGCCGCCGAACGCCGCATGGGTGTGCTCGCGCCCCTCAAACTCGTGCTCACCAACCTCGCCCCCGACGAGGTCTACGCATGCGAAGCCGGCAATCATCCGCAGGACGAGTCACTCGGTTCGCGTCCCTTGCGCCTCACCCGCGAGGTCTACATTGAATCCGACGACTTCGCCGAAATCCCTCCGCCCAAATTTCGCCGCCTCAAACCCGGTGGCAGCGTGCGGCTGAAATACGGCTGCATCATCACGTGTGACGAAGTCATCAAAGACGCCGAGGGCCACGTGACGGAAGTCCACTGCACCGCCGATCTCACCACGCGTCGGGGACAGCCCAATTCCAATCAAAAGGTAAAGGGCACCATTCACTGGGTCAGCGCGACCGACGCCGTGGATGCCACCGTGCGCCTCTACGATCGTCTCTTCACCGTGGCCGAGCCGGGGGCCGAGGATGATTTCACCACCGTGCTCAACCCTGAATCCCTCGTCACCGTGGCGGCCAAAATCGAGCCCGCCCTCGCCCAGGCTCCCGCCGGGGTCGCCTACCAATTCGAACGCCTCGGCTACTTCACCGCCGATGCGATCGAGAGCACAGCCGACCGCCCCGTCTTCAATCGCACAATTACGCTGCGCGATACGTGGTCCAAATAA
- a CDS encoding response regulator gives MARILIADDNPDLLEITTATLEDRGHEVISVVNGAEVIEQLELQPIDLLVTDVLMPDKEGIETILEIRRTNPILPIIAISGGGHVGPVDYLTMARAAGANAALTKPVAPSKLASAIEELLGNPPAPA, from the coding sequence ATGGCCCGAATTCTCATTGCGGACGACAACCCCGACTTGCTCGAAATCACGACCGCGACCCTCGAAGACCGGGGACACGAGGTCATTTCCGTGGTGAATGGTGCGGAGGTCATTGAGCAATTGGAACTGCAGCCGATTGACCTGCTCGTCACCGATGTGCTCATGCCCGACAAGGAAGGCATTGAGACGATTTTGGAAATCCGCCGCACCAATCCCATCCTGCCCATCATCGCCATTTCCGGCGGCGGCCATGTGGGGCCGGTCGACTACCTCACCATGGCCCGGGCCGCCGGCGCCAACGCTGCGCTCACCAAACCCGTCGCTCCCTCCAAACTGGCATCCGCCATCGAGGAGCTGCTGGGGAATCCGCCAGCCCCCGCTTGA
- a CDS encoding MBL fold metallo-hydrolase — translation MKSMLLGTLLAISWGAVSGVAQEDWEAVEMKLTPLAGGVHMLEGRGGNIGVLVTDEGVLMVDDEFLPLADKIEAAIREVSDGQVIYLLNTHHHGDHTGSNEHFGQSATIVAHENVRSRLAASAGKPAAALPVITFDHAASVYFGGEHITLLHHGPGHTDGDAVIRFDRANVVHMGDLFFNGRFPYVDLNSGGSIDGYLAAVTAVAAVVDADTKIIPGHGALADREALLNYRNMIRNTVALVRAAQADGQNIGDILRSGAMEPWASWGEGWITTERWIQTIFNDTE, via the coding sequence ATGAAATCCATGCTACTCGGGACATTATTGGCTATCAGTTGGGGTGCGGTCAGCGGAGTGGCACAGGAGGACTGGGAGGCAGTGGAGATGAAGCTCACGCCGTTGGCGGGGGGCGTGCACATGTTGGAAGGGCGCGGCGGAAACATCGGTGTTTTGGTGACCGATGAAGGCGTGCTGATGGTCGACGACGAATTTTTGCCCCTGGCCGATAAAATCGAGGCGGCGATCCGTGAGGTGTCCGACGGCCAAGTGATTTACCTGCTGAACACGCACCATCATGGCGACCACACCGGCAGCAACGAACACTTCGGCCAATCGGCCACCATCGTGGCGCACGAGAATGTGCGGAGTCGCTTGGCGGCGAGCGCGGGCAAGCCGGCAGCGGCGTTGCCGGTCATTACTTTCGATCATGCCGCCTCGGTGTATTTCGGTGGCGAGCACATCACGCTGTTGCATCACGGCCCGGGGCACACGGATGGCGATGCGGTGATTCGTTTCGATCGGGCCAACGTGGTCCACATGGGTGATCTGTTTTTTAACGGGCGCTTTCCTTACGTGGACCTGAACAGCGGGGGATCAATCGATGGTTATCTTGCCGCCGTCACGGCGGTGGCGGCGGTGGTGGATGCGGACACCAAGATCATCCCGGGACACGGGGCGTTGGCGGATCGCGAAGCTTTGCTCAACTACCGCAATATGATCCGAAACACCGTGGCACTGGTGCGGGCCGCCCAAGCGGACGGTCAAAACATCGGCGACATTCTGCGCAGCGGTGCGATGGAGCCGTGGGCATCGTGGGGCGAGGGATGGATCACGACCGAACGTTGGATCCAGACGATTTTCAACGATACGGAGTAG